A stretch of the Mesorhizobium huakuii genome encodes the following:
- a CDS encoding lipoprotein-releasing ABC transporter permease subunit yields the protein MSEAAATRSAGAGPFSFFERTVAWRYLRSRRKETVISVIASISFLGIMLGVATLIVVMAVMNGFRAELLTRILGVNGHLIVQPLDSPLEDYAQVAGRINGVPGVKYAIPLIDGQVLAQGNVGGGTGALVRGIRGEDLGKIAIVANNIKQGSLAGFDSGEGVAIGKRMAENLGLTLGDTITLISPDGDVTPIGTTPRMKGYKISAIFEVGMSEYDTSIVYMPFSEAQLYFNMDGRAQTIEIYVDNPDNVDALKPKVEEAAQRPIDMVDWRQRNETFFSALQVERNVMFMILTLIVLVAALNIISGLIMLVKDKGHDIAILRTMGASRGAILRIFLMTGAAIGVTGTLAGVLLGVVICTNIESIRQFFSWMTGKVLFNPELYFLSQLPAKMDPRETTYVIIMALGLSFLATVFPAWRAARLDPVEALRYE from the coding sequence ATGAGCGAGGCGGCGGCGACAAGATCGGCGGGCGCCGGCCCGTTCTCCTTCTTCGAGCGCACGGTTGCCTGGCGCTATTTGCGTTCGCGGCGCAAGGAGACGGTGATCTCGGTCATCGCATCGATCTCCTTCCTCGGTATCATGCTGGGGGTGGCGACGCTGATCGTCGTCATGGCCGTGATGAACGGGTTCCGCGCTGAACTGTTGACGCGCATCCTTGGCGTCAATGGCCATCTGATCGTGCAGCCGCTCGATTCGCCGCTCGAGGACTACGCCCAGGTTGCCGGCCGCATCAACGGCGTGCCCGGCGTCAAATACGCCATCCCGCTGATCGACGGCCAGGTGCTGGCGCAAGGCAATGTCGGCGGCGGTACCGGCGCGCTGGTGCGTGGCATACGCGGCGAAGATCTCGGCAAGATCGCCATCGTCGCCAACAACATCAAGCAGGGTTCGCTCGCCGGTTTCGACTCGGGCGAGGGCGTCGCCATCGGCAAGCGCATGGCGGAGAATCTCGGCCTGACGCTCGGCGACACCATTACGCTGATCTCTCCTGATGGCGATGTGACGCCGATCGGCACGACGCCGCGCATGAAGGGCTACAAGATTTCGGCGATCTTCGAAGTCGGCATGTCGGAATATGACACTTCCATCGTCTACATGCCGTTCTCCGAAGCGCAGCTCTATTTCAACATGGATGGCCGCGCGCAGACCATCGAGATCTATGTCGACAATCCCGACAATGTCGACGCGCTGAAACCGAAGGTGGAGGAGGCGGCGCAACGGCCCATCGACATGGTCGACTGGCGCCAGCGCAACGAGACCTTCTTTTCGGCCCTGCAGGTCGAGCGCAACGTCATGTTCATGATCCTGACGTTGATCGTGCTGGTGGCGGCGCTCAACATCATTTCCGGACTGATCATGTTGGTGAAGGACAAGGGGCACGACATCGCCATCCTGCGCACCATGGGCGCCTCGCGCGGCGCCATCCTGCGGATATTCCTGATGACGGGGGCGGCGATCGGCGTCACCGGTACGCTCGCCGGCGTGCTGCTCGGCGTCGTCATCTGCACCAACATCGAATCGATCCGCCAGTTCTTCTCCTGGATGACCGGCAAGGTGCTGTTCAACCCGGAGCTCTATTTCCTCAGCCAGCTGCCGGCGAAGATGGATCCGCGCGAGACGACCTATGTCATCATCATGGCGCTCGGCCTGTCCTTCCTGGCGACGGTGTTTCCGGCATGGCGGGCAGCCCGCCTCGATCCCGTCGAAGCCTTGAGGTACGAGTAG
- a CDS encoding DUF302 domain-containing protein, whose product MTIAKVEVERFSLTCSKPFDAVVAALKSAVGQPDMVEFFKATRAANSFPELERVVQSGLGRTGLMLFAEFDLGAILRRETGFDSPRSMRFLVGNPLIMKEMVRHVPDAGSYAPVTVLVDERSDGVHVSYDKMESCLLPYGSLEALAVARDLDVKITTLLRECAH is encoded by the coding sequence ATGACAATCGCAAAGGTCGAGGTTGAGCGTTTCAGCCTGACGTGTTCCAAACCATTCGACGCCGTTGTGGCCGCGCTCAAGTCGGCGGTCGGGCAACCTGACATGGTCGAGTTTTTCAAGGCGACGAGGGCTGCAAATTCCTTTCCGGAATTGGAGCGCGTTGTACAAAGCGGCCTCGGCCGCACAGGTCTCATGCTCTTCGCGGAATTCGACCTGGGCGCCATTCTGCGCCGGGAAACTGGATTCGACTCTCCAAGAAGCATGCGATTCCTGGTGGGCAATCCACTCATCATGAAAGAAATGGTCAGGCACGTTCCCGATGCTGGATCTTACGCGCCAGTCACAGTCCTTGTTGATGAACGTTCCGATGGCGTGCATGTCTCCTACGACAAAATGGAGAGTTGTCTGCTCCCTTATGGCAGTTTGGAGGCTCTTGCCGTCGCCCGCGATCTTGATGTGAAAATCACAACCTTGTTACGCGAATGCGCGCACTAA
- the lipB gene encoding lipoyl(octanoyl) transferase LipB encodes MTERSQIATSFLPLPGSAPVEWRIEPGLTAYPDALAFMEARAEAIRSGAAGEMVWLVEHPPLYTAGTSARIEDLIDPDRFPVFSAGRGGEYTYHGPGQRVAYVMLDLKRRREDVRAFVAALEQWIIGTLAAFNVHGERREDRVGVWVVRPDRPALPDGSPAEDKIAAIGIRLRRWVSFHGIAINVEPELDHFGGIVPCGVQDHGVTSLVDLGLPVGMADLDLALKSAFEDVFGPATALTAEAARKAS; translated from the coding sequence ATGACAGAACGCAGCCAGATCGCCACGTCGTTCCTGCCGCTCCCCGGTTCAGCACCGGTCGAGTGGCGCATCGAGCCTGGCCTGACCGCCTATCCCGATGCGCTCGCCTTCATGGAAGCGCGGGCCGAGGCGATCCGCAGCGGGGCCGCCGGGGAAATGGTCTGGCTGGTCGAACATCCGCCGCTCTACACCGCCGGCACCAGCGCCCGCATCGAGGACCTGATCGATCCTGATCGCTTTCCGGTCTTTTCGGCCGGCCGCGGCGGCGAGTACACCTATCATGGACCTGGCCAGCGCGTCGCCTATGTCATGCTCGATCTGAAGCGGCGCCGCGAGGATGTCCGCGCTTTCGTCGCCGCGCTCGAACAGTGGATCATCGGCACGCTCGCCGCCTTCAACGTGCACGGCGAGCGCCGCGAGGACCGGGTTGGCGTCTGGGTGGTGCGGCCCGATCGCCCTGCCCTGCCGGACGGCTCGCCGGCCGAGGACAAGATCGCGGCCATCGGCATCCGGCTGCGGCGCTGGGTAAGCTTTCACGGCATCGCCATCAATGTCGAACCGGAGCTCGACCATTTCGGCGGCATCGTGCCGTGCGGCGTGCAAGATCACGGCGTCACCAGCCTCGTCGACCTCGGCTTGCCCGTCGGCATGGCCGACCTTGATCTGGCGCTGAAATCAGCCTTCGAGGACGTGTTCGGTCCTGCCACTGCCTTGACCGCCGAAGCAGCCCGCAAGGCCAGTTGA
- a CDS encoding sensor histidine kinase, protein MRDLVRRFLPQSVRGQFAAIIFMAVIVIMSAGSAFEGLIENADLPVVEDSARRAAIVAALLRQTQTEARGTVLAAATRAGFDFKILPRQQISNIPDSYLQWRSITWLLQIESSSIAGRWIRTGGRYAFVIDLDQQSVLAHFGMPDSWLTSGFVRVSFYRFMAFIALPVLIWLFAVWAVTEPLKRISAAVGEAEIENGNELFAERGSIEMVGLARALNRMRTRIRTMIENRTRMLRSVSHDLRTPLTRLRLRAERMEDGPVRTAILSDVRHIEDLIDETLTYLRNDVSTEKLQRADIASVLQTVCAEFSDVGFSVSYSGPDRLLGWCKPNALARAVTNLCDNGVKFAGNVTVALTQTDTAARIAVGDDGPGISMTARSRVFEPFFKEDMSRGVASKHGFGLGLSIVADIIQGHGGKIELHDNQPTGLVVTVDLPNGPDVQPL, encoded by the coding sequence GTGAGGGATCTGGTCCGCCGCTTCCTGCCGCAGTCGGTGCGCGGGCAGTTCGCGGCGATCATTTTCATGGCCGTGATCGTGATCATGTCCGCCGGATCGGCCTTCGAAGGTTTGATCGAGAATGCCGACCTCCCCGTCGTGGAAGACAGCGCCAGGCGAGCTGCAATTGTCGCTGCCTTGTTGCGCCAAACACAAACCGAAGCCCGCGGCACTGTTCTGGCCGCAGCGACACGCGCCGGCTTTGATTTCAAGATCCTGCCCAGGCAACAGATCAGCAATATTCCGGATTCCTATCTGCAATGGCGAAGCATCACATGGCTTCTCCAGATCGAAAGCAGTTCGATCGCTGGGCGCTGGATAAGGACCGGCGGCAGGTACGCGTTTGTCATCGATCTGGACCAGCAGAGCGTCCTGGCGCATTTCGGCATGCCCGATTCCTGGCTGACATCAGGTTTCGTCCGCGTCTCGTTCTACAGGTTCATGGCTTTCATCGCCTTGCCCGTGCTGATCTGGCTGTTTGCGGTCTGGGCCGTGACGGAGCCGTTGAAGCGCATCTCGGCGGCAGTGGGAGAGGCCGAGATCGAGAATGGCAACGAGCTTTTCGCCGAACGCGGCTCCATCGAAATGGTCGGCCTGGCACGCGCGCTGAACAGGATGAGAACGCGTATCCGCACCATGATCGAGAACCGCACGCGCATGCTGCGCAGCGTCAGTCATGATCTGCGCACGCCATTGACGCGGCTGCGCCTTCGCGCCGAGCGCATGGAGGACGGCCCTGTTCGAACCGCCATATTGTCCGACGTCCGGCACATCGAGGATCTGATCGACGAGACCCTGACCTATCTGCGCAACGACGTCTCGACGGAGAAGCTGCAGCGGGCCGACATAGCCAGCGTGCTGCAAACCGTCTGTGCCGAATTCTCCGATGTCGGGTTTTCGGTTTCCTATTCCGGACCCGACAGGCTTCTGGGCTGGTGCAAACCCAATGCGCTGGCGCGTGCCGTCACCAATTTGTGCGACAACGGGGTCAAATTCGCCGGCAATGTCACCGTCGCATTGACGCAGACCGACACGGCGGCGCGCATCGCGGTCGGCGACGATGGGCCCGGCATTTCGATGACGGCGCGCTCCCGCGTTTTCGAACCCTTCTTCAAGGAGGACATGTCACGCGGCGTTGCGTCGAAGCATGGTTTCGGTCTCGGCCTTTCGATCGTCGCGGATATCATCCAGGGCCATGGCGGCAAGATAGAGTTGCACGACAACCAGCCAACCGGGCTCGTCGTTACCGTCGATCTGCCGAATGGGCCCGACGTCCAACCCTTGTAG
- a CDS encoding site-2 protease family protein, with the protein MSPIVTAILVASNLGLIFLLMTVPLGLRTVRVSRVVAMDRQRVWQALWPLGSDAGWSGEILSARPLDGEGVSRIMLSWEGRDGKPIERRARFEDIVEGSRFAMRVLEDTALDGSFWKDYRETAELVSEGSGTRVTLSQTDRYRGAAFLVFRYFAMRRELSKLQRWAVTGQYRKGGWFEHPLSQVGFAVLSALILWPFFGLHLGGLALAAILTSVVALHELGHMAAFRLMGHRKARMIFIPLLGGIAIGGRPYNSRFEVAFVALMGAGFSAFLVPIVIAASAFAGSEGHKAAAALLAALAGCAALFNIANLVPVWKFDGGQVLRQICPGPIALALASFFLLSVFLAVGWRAGFSSGFLIVAGAVFSILSLLTVGSGVEAAL; encoded by the coding sequence GTGTCGCCCATCGTCACGGCCATTCTGGTGGCCAGCAATCTCGGGCTGATCTTTCTTTTGATGACCGTGCCGCTTGGTTTGCGCACGGTCAGGGTCAGCCGCGTGGTGGCGATGGACCGCCAGCGCGTCTGGCAGGCGCTGTGGCCGCTTGGCAGCGATGCCGGCTGGTCCGGTGAGATCCTGTCGGCGCGGCCGCTGGACGGGGAGGGTGTGTCTCGCATCATGCTGTCGTGGGAAGGCCGCGACGGCAAGCCGATCGAGCGCAGGGCGCGGTTTGAAGACATCGTCGAGGGCAGCCGCTTCGCCATGCGCGTCCTCGAGGATACCGCGCTCGATGGCTCGTTCTGGAAAGACTATCGCGAAACCGCCGAACTCGTCTCCGAAGGCAGCGGCACGCGGGTGACGCTCAGCCAGACGGATCGTTACCGCGGCGCTGCCTTTCTGGTGTTTCGGTACTTCGCCATGCGCCGCGAGCTGTCCAAGCTGCAGCGTTGGGCGGTAACCGGACAGTACCGCAAGGGTGGCTGGTTCGAGCATCCGCTGAGTCAGGTCGGCTTTGCCGTGCTGTCGGCATTGATCCTGTGGCCGTTCTTCGGCCTCCATCTCGGCGGGCTGGCGCTGGCCGCGATCCTGACCTCGGTCGTGGCTCTTCACGAGCTCGGCCATATGGCGGCATTCCGGCTGATGGGCCACCGCAAGGCGCGGATGATCTTCATTCCGCTGCTCGGCGGCATCGCCATCGGCGGCCGGCCCTATAACAGCCGTTTCGAAGTGGCCTTCGTGGCGCTGATGGGGGCGGGTTTCTCCGCCTTCCTGGTGCCGATCGTCATTGCCGCCAGTGCGTTTGCGGGCAGCGAGGGGCACAAGGCCGCCGCCGCGCTGCTGGCAGCGCTGGCAGGCTGTGCGGCCCTGTTCAACATTGCCAATCTGGTGCCGGTGTGGAAGTTCGATGGCGGCCAGGTGCTGCGCCAGATCTGCCCGGGGCCGATCGCGCTGGCGCTGGCCTCGTTCTTCCTGCTTTCCGTGTTCCTGGCGGTGGGCTGGCGGGCAGGCTTCTCGTCCGGCTTTCTAATCGTGGCGGGAGCGGTGTTTTCGATCCTCAGCCTGCTCACTGTCGGCAGCGGCGTGGAAGCCGCGCTATGA
- a CDS encoding ABC transporter ATP-binding protein, which translates to MAGSPPRSRRSLEVRVVAEVIIELKSVERHYVQGPRKLTILNGADFSLKRGEMVALVAPSGTGKSTLLHTAGLLERPDAGDVILSGRACGRLSDDERTSIRRNDVGFVYQFHHLLPEFSALENIMMPQLIKGLPRKEAAERAAQLLDYMQIGKRASHRPAELSGGEQQRVAIARAVANAPLVLLADEPTGNLDPVTASYVFEALEALVRQSGLAALIATHNHELASRMDRRVTLADGKVVPL; encoded by the coding sequence ATGGCGGGCAGCCCGCCTCGATCCCGTCGAAGCCTTGAGGTACGAGTAGTGGCCGAGGTCATTATCGAACTGAAGAGCGTCGAGCGGCACTATGTCCAGGGGCCGCGCAAGCTCACCATCCTGAACGGCGCCGATTTCTCGTTGAAGCGCGGCGAGATGGTGGCGCTGGTGGCGCCGTCGGGCACCGGCAAGTCGACGCTGCTGCACACGGCCGGGCTGCTGGAACGCCCCGACGCCGGCGACGTGATCCTGTCCGGCCGGGCCTGCGGGCGGCTGTCCGACGACGAGCGCACCTCGATTCGCCGCAACGATGTCGGCTTCGTCTACCAGTTCCATCACCTGCTGCCGGAGTTTTCCGCGCTGGAAAACATCATGATGCCGCAGCTGATCAAGGGGCTGCCGCGCAAGGAAGCGGCGGAGCGCGCGGCGCAACTGCTCGACTATATGCAGATCGGCAAGCGCGCCTCGCACCGGCCGGCCGAATTGTCGGGCGGCGAGCAGCAGCGCGTGGCCATAGCGCGTGCGGTCGCCAATGCGCCGCTGGTTCTGCTGGCCGACGAGCCGACCGGGAATCTCGATCCGGTCACCGCCTCTTATGTGTTCGAAGCCCTGGAGGCGCTGGTGCGACAGTCAGGCCTCGCGGCGCTGATCGCCACCCACAATCACGAACTGGCATCGCGCATGGACCGGCGCGTCACGCTGGCCGACGGCAAGGTTGTCCCATTGTAG
- a CDS encoding MipA/OmpV family protein, whose protein sequence is MFKMVSGLFAGRASLAAMAILFSTEIVQAADAIAVDTEDLTPPPDPTRFGRFEQKLADWHVVLGGGAIIVPKYEGSNEFNVMPVPFISATFLDTVTIDPTGANIAVYEQGPFELSARLGYDMGRKEDDADRLRGLGDVDMGAIVGAKAAVKFGPAEIYAQLDKTIGGSDGLEGTLGIEVTQPLSPSWMVGAGASVVFADEKYMQAYFGVTPEQSARSGLAQYDAGAGLKRADFSISATYMLNPNWMVRGQAGVGILMGDAADSPVVVDKVQPMGMLLVGYRF, encoded by the coding sequence ATGTTCAAAATGGTTTCTGGACTCTTCGCCGGCCGGGCCTCCCTCGCGGCGATGGCAATCCTGTTTTCAACGGAGATCGTGCAGGCGGCGGACGCCATTGCCGTCGATACCGAGGATTTGACCCCGCCGCCCGATCCCACGCGTTTCGGGCGCTTCGAACAGAAACTGGCGGACTGGCATGTCGTCCTGGGCGGCGGCGCCATCATCGTCCCCAAATATGAGGGCAGCAACGAGTTCAACGTCATGCCGGTGCCTTTCATATCGGCGACATTCCTCGACACGGTGACGATCGATCCGACGGGCGCCAACATCGCCGTCTATGAACAAGGACCGTTCGAACTCAGTGCGCGGCTTGGCTACGACATGGGCCGCAAGGAAGACGATGCCGATCGTCTGCGCGGCCTGGGGGATGTCGACATGGGCGCGATCGTCGGCGCCAAGGCGGCGGTGAAGTTCGGCCCGGCTGAAATCTACGCGCAACTGGACAAGACCATCGGCGGCAGCGACGGCCTGGAGGGCACGCTCGGCATCGAGGTGACCCAGCCTCTGTCTCCGTCATGGATGGTCGGCGCCGGCGCATCGGTCGTCTTCGCCGACGAAAAATACATGCAGGCCTATTTTGGCGTCACGCCGGAGCAATCGGCCCGCTCTGGTTTGGCCCAGTATGATGCCGGCGCCGGGTTGAAACGCGCCGATTTTTCGATTTCCGCCACATATATGCTCAATCCGAACTGGATGGTGCGCGGCCAGGCGGGGGTCGGCATTCTTATGGGGGACGCTGCCGACAGCCCTGTTGTTGTCGACAAGGTCCAGCCCATGGGCATGCTCCTTGTCGGATATCGGTTTTGA
- a CDS encoding GYD domain-containing protein: MAYYVLLSNFTDQGIRSVKDTQKRSEAFKAMASKSGVKVHTLLWTLGQHDVVAIAEADDDIAATALALSIASQGNIRTQTLRAFDTADMTKIMAKMA, from the coding sequence ATGGCTTATTACGTGCTGCTGTCGAATTTCACAGATCAAGGTATCAGGAGTGTAAAGGATACTCAGAAGCGTTCTGAGGCCTTCAAGGCGATGGCCAGCAAAAGCGGTGTCAAGGTCCACACCCTGTTGTGGACGCTTGGCCAGCATGATGTCGTGGCGATTGCCGAAGCAGACGACGACATTGCTGCGACCGCACTAGCCCTGTCGATAGCGTCGCAAGGTAACATCAGAACTCAGACACTGAGGGCGTTCGACACGGCAGATATGACCAAGATAATGGCAAAGATGGCCTGA
- a CDS encoding alpha/beta fold hydrolase, which produces MTELDTASQNAATLETAPTRYIEGGGIRFAYRRLGPSTGTALILLQHFSGNIDAWDPAVVNALATDRPVIVFDNAGVGRSTGQTPDNIAAMARDAVAFIKLLGLSQVDLLGFSLGGFIAQQIAAEHATLVRKLILVGTAPKGGEEHLLAVLQDAFSQTEAPDVRLPLFFTKSSASQSAGRAFLKRAKVRKEDRDTDNGSTVTDPQAKALITWCATPDPEHALLRAIHQPALVVSGSHDTMLPADNAYAMFKALSNAQLVLYPDSGHGALFQYPELFVSHVRTFLEA; this is translated from the coding sequence ATGACTGAACTCGACACCGCGAGCCAGAACGCCGCCACACTGGAAACGGCGCCCACCCGCTACATCGAAGGCGGCGGAATCCGTTTCGCCTATCGCCGCCTCGGCCCATCGACCGGAACGGCGTTGATTCTCCTGCAGCATTTCTCGGGTAACATCGATGCATGGGACCCCGCCGTCGTGAATGCCCTGGCCACCGATCGACCGGTCATCGTTTTCGACAACGCCGGGGTCGGCCGCTCGACAGGCCAAACGCCCGACAATATCGCGGCGATGGCCCGGGACGCGGTCGCCTTTATCAAGCTGCTCGGTCTCTCCCAAGTCGATCTGCTGGGCTTTTCCCTCGGCGGCTTCATCGCCCAGCAGATCGCAGCCGAGCACGCGACGCTGGTCCGCAAGCTCATCCTCGTCGGCACCGCTCCGAAAGGCGGAGAGGAACACCTGTTGGCGGTTCTGCAGGACGCGTTTTCCCAAACCGAGGCGCCGGACGTTCGCCTGCCGCTGTTCTTCACGAAGTCGTCCGCCAGCCAGTCGGCCGGCCGAGCGTTTCTGAAGCGGGCGAAGGTGCGTAAGGAAGATCGGGATACCGATAACGGCAGCACGGTGACGGATCCACAGGCCAAGGCGCTTATTACCTGGTGCGCCACACCAGATCCCGAGCACGCTCTTCTGCGCGCCATCCATCAGCCCGCCCTTGTGGTCAGCGGCAGCCACGACACCATGCTGCCGGCGGACAACGCCTACGCAATGTTCAAGGCTCTAAGCAACGCCCAGCTGGTCCTCTATCCCGATTCCGGCCACGGCGCCCTGTTTCAGTACCCTGAATTGTTCGTCAGCCACGTCCGGACGTTCCTGGAAGCGTAA
- a CDS encoding response regulator: protein MQAAASRIDLNAEFKSPRQGPHILIVEDDIEIARMLGETLSENGMIVEIAANGVRMNAALRNQKFDLIVLDIMLPGENGLSICRRLRAQTNVPILMLTALGEEIDRIFGLEIGADDYVTKPFSARELTARIRALLRRTAYAPDERDRTKVLRFNGWRLDPVRRQLHDPSNARVATTTHEFDLLLAFCRNAGRVLSREELLSVTHAGLAGPIERSVDVHVSRIRQKIEKDARDPVLLKTVRLGGYIFTATVEEA from the coding sequence ATGCAGGCTGCGGCAAGCCGGATCGATTTGAACGCCGAGTTCAAATCGCCGAGGCAAGGCCCGCATATCCTCATTGTCGAAGACGATATCGAGATCGCGCGCATGCTGGGCGAAACGCTCAGCGAAAACGGCATGATCGTGGAAATCGCCGCAAACGGCGTCCGCATGAACGCCGCGCTTCGCAACCAGAAATTCGATCTCATCGTGCTCGATATCATGCTGCCTGGTGAGAACGGCCTCAGCATCTGCCGCCGGCTTCGCGCGCAAACGAACGTTCCGATCCTGATGCTGACGGCGCTTGGCGAGGAAATCGACCGCATCTTCGGACTGGAGATCGGCGCCGACGACTATGTGACGAAACCGTTCAGCGCGCGCGAACTAACTGCAAGGATAAGGGCGTTGCTGCGCCGCACGGCCTACGCTCCCGACGAACGCGACCGCACAAAGGTGCTTCGCTTCAACGGCTGGCGCCTCGATCCCGTTCGCCGACAATTGCATGATCCCAGCAATGCACGGGTTGCGACCACGACGCACGAATTCGACCTTTTGCTGGCGTTCTGCCGCAATGCGGGCCGTGTTCTGTCGCGCGAGGAGCTTCTCAGCGTCACCCATGCCGGGCTTGCCGGCCCGATCGAGCGAAGCGTCGACGTCCATGTCAGCCGGATCCGCCAAAAGATCGAAAAGGACGCGCGCGATCCGGTTCTTCTCAAGACTGTCCGGCTGGGTGGCTACATCTTCACCGCCACGGTGGAGGAAGCGTGA
- a CDS encoding alpha/beta hydrolase — protein MRNLLLSVATVLMTGATVAAPAQSAQLPKGAAHNIVLVHGAFVDQTSWKPVADILTKKGYNVTLVENPLTSLAADVDATKQALAKQSGKTVLVGHSWGGVVITQAGDDPNVSALVYVSAFAPDVGESLASLAKSGPATEGAAAIHPDEKGDLYIDPKVFPSAVAADLPPEIAESLANHQLPLNHTAFEAPVDKAAWHDKPTFYVISTKDKVIAPEVQKIFANRMKAQTTEVAGSHASLVVHAKEVAAVIEKAALVK, from the coding sequence ATGCGAAATCTTCTACTCTCAGTCGCCACCGTGCTCATGACCGGAGCAACAGTCGCGGCCCCCGCCCAATCAGCTCAACTGCCCAAGGGGGCGGCTCACAATATCGTGCTCGTCCATGGCGCTTTCGTCGACCAGACGAGTTGGAAGCCGGTTGCCGATATCCTCACGAAGAAGGGCTACAACGTAACGCTCGTCGAAAACCCGCTCACCTCCCTCGCAGCGGACGTCGATGCCACCAAACAGGCGCTTGCCAAACAGAGCGGCAAGACCGTCCTCGTTGGCCACTCCTGGGGCGGTGTGGTCATCACTCAGGCAGGTGACGATCCCAACGTCTCGGCGCTCGTCTACGTCTCCGCATTCGCGCCCGACGTGGGAGAATCTCTGGCGAGCTTAGCCAAGAGCGGTCCGGCAACCGAAGGCGCCGCGGCGATTCACCCCGACGAAAAGGGCGACCTCTACATCGATCCCAAAGTGTTTCCTTCGGCAGTCGCGGCCGACCTTCCTCCGGAGATCGCCGAATCCTTGGCAAACCATCAGCTCCCGTTGAACCACACGGCGTTCGAGGCTCCCGTCGATAAGGCAGCCTGGCACGACAAGCCGACGTTCTATGTGATCAGCACGAAGGACAAGGTCATCGCACCCGAGGTCCAGAAGATCTTCGCCAACAGGATGAAGGCCCAGACGACGGAGGTCGCCGGCAGCCATGCTTCCCTGGTCGTCCACGCGAAGGAAGTCGCCGCGGTGATTGAAAAGGCCGCACTCGTGAAGTGA